DNA sequence from the Butyricimonas faecalis genome:
AATTGGCCCCTCTATCGGTCCCTGTTGTTTCGAGGTCGGGGAAGAAGTCGTTGAGGCGGCACGCGAAGGCTTGGGGAATTTGGAGGGCTTGGTGGAAACGGGAAAACAACCCGGGAAGTACCAGTTGAATCTCTGGGAGGCGAACCGTCGTCAATTACGGCAAGTGGGAGTGGAAGACGCTCGTATTGAAGTGGCGGGTATTTGTACTGTTTGTCATCATGATCATTTTTATTCCTATCGAGGGGACCGGGGTAACACGGGACGATTCGGGGCGGGAATCATGTTAAATATATAGAGGGAATGTTAGGAGGAATTTTTATTATTATGGCTTTTTATTTACTGGGAGAATGTTGTGCCTGGTTGATAAATGGTTTTGTACCGGGGAGCGTGTTGGGAATGATGTTTTTGTTCTTGGCATTATCCATGCGTTGGGTTAAGCCGGAGAGAGTGCGTCCGGTGGCTCGTTTTCTTTGTGATAACATGGCGTTTTTCTTTCTTCCGGCGGGAGTGGGGATTATCACGTCCATGGATGTGTTGTCTCGTTATTGGGATGTCGTGTTGGTTGTAGGGACGGTAACCACGTTGCTGGTATTGATTGTGGTGGCGGTTTTGCAACAATGGCAGGAGGATCATCGGGCACATGGTAGAACGAATTAATTTGTAGAAAGATGCAGTCGATAGTTTCGTCAGAGATATTTATAATAACATTAGTGGCCGGAGTTTACTTGGCAGCACTCTGGTTGTATCGGAAAACGAGATTGGCGTTATTACATCCCTTGTTGGTATCCATCCCGGCCCTGGTGGCGGTGATGAGCGTGATGGGGATTCCGTATGAATCTTTCCAGCAAGGGAGTCGGATGATTAATTTCCTGTTGGGCCCTTCTGTCGTGGCCTTGGGGTATGTGTTGTGGGAACAGGTGGAATACATGAAGAGCAATGCGGTGTCGATCATGACTTCCATTTTTGTGGGGAGTTTGGTGGGAATCGTAAGCGTGATTTGTATTGCTCGCTGGATGGGGGCAGACCACGTGTTGATAGCGACATTGGAGCCAAAGTCCGTGACGACTCCGATAGCAATGGGGGTAGCCGAGAAGGCGGGTGGTATTCCTGCCATTGCAGCGGTAATAGTTATCGTGGTGGGGATATTCGGGGGAATCGTGGGGCCTTTCGTGTTAAACAAATTGAATATCGATAGTAAGATAGCCCGAGGGTTATCCCTTGGTGCCGCGGCTCACGGGTTGGGTACGGCCAGGGCTATGGAACTGGGTGCGTTGGAAGGGGCCATTAGTGGTTTGGCGATTGGTTTGATGGGGGTGATGACTGCGATACTGGTGCCTGTTGTCGAATGGGTTATGTCATTATTTTAATGTATGTTGCAGAATTTTACAGCTATCGATTTCGAAACGGCTAACCGTTACCCGACAAGTGCTTGCTCGATCGGGATTGTTGTCGTACAGGACGGTGAGATCACGGAAGAGTTCTCGCAC
Encoded proteins:
- a CDS encoding CidA/LrgA family protein, coding for MLGGIFIIMAFYLLGECCAWLINGFVPGSVLGMMFLFLALSMRWVKPERVRPVARFLCDNMAFFFLPAGVGIITSMDVLSRYWDVVLVVGTVTTLLVLIVVAVLQQWQEDHRAHGRTN
- a CDS encoding LrgB family protein, with product MQSIVSSEIFIITLVAGVYLAALWLYRKTRLALLHPLLVSIPALVAVMSVMGIPYESFQQGSRMINFLLGPSVVALGYVLWEQVEYMKSNAVSIMTSIFVGSLVGIVSVICIARWMGADHVLIATLEPKSVTTPIAMGVAEKAGGIPAIAAVIVIVVGIFGGIVGPFVLNKLNIDSKIARGLSLGAAAHGLGTARAMELGALEGAISGLAIGLMGVMTAILVPVVEWVMSLF